The Pseudoxanthobacter soli DSM 19599 sequence GGACATCCGGACGGCGGCAGACCTGTCGCGGGATCTCGGTCTTGGCCAGGATTGCCTCAGGCAGACCGCGGACGTCTGGGAGGAGGCTGCCAAGGCGCTTGGCGCGAGCGTGGACCACACGCGGATCGCGGAATTTCTGGCCGTCAGGGAACGGGAACGCGTCTGACGCGACCGTCCGCAACGACAGGCGGTGGTGCCTCTATGGCGCGCCGCGGGATACCAATCGAGGAAAGTCATGCCGATGAACGACACACCGCCGAAATCGGGCCTTCTGGACGTTTCCGAGAAATTCGAACGGGGCCTGAAGACCCGTCGCGAGGTCTTGGGCGACCGCTATGTGGATGCTGCGCTCGGCAATGCGACCGAGTTCAGCGCGCCGATGCAGAAGCTCGTGACCGAATATTGCTGGGACGAAATCTGGAACCGGCCCGGACTGGGGCGTCGCGAGCGCTCGATCCTCAATCTCGGAATGATCTCCGTGCTCAATCGGCAGCATGAGCTGCGCGGCCATGTCCGCGGCGCGCTCAACAATGGTCTCACCAGGGAGGAGATCCAGGAAATCTTCCTTCAGGTGGCGATTTATTGCGGTGTGCCGGCAGCGATCGACAGCTTCCGCGTCGCACAGGAAGTTCTGGACGAAGACACGAAGTGATGCCGGCGGAGCCGCTCGCTCGGCATGGCACGAGCGCCATGGCTTCCCAAGGTCGGGGAATCCGTGGCCGCTAAGGAATAAACCGGAAAGAGGGCGCCGATACACCTCTCCGGGATCGTGGCCCGGCGCAAGGCGACGGGGCTGGCTGCTTCAGATGCCGAATGCCTTGCATCGCCTGCGGTGCGTGCGCCGCAAGACTGGCCGGTCGGGAAGGACCGGTGTCATCACCACAGACATCGCCGGCCGCCCAGGGCGGCGTTGCACCGCATCCGCGGAAGCGCGTCGCCTGCGGGAGGACTGCGCGACCGTTCAGCATAAATCCCATCTTAAGGGATGTGCGGTCCACGGACGGTCGGCAGGGGTCGTTTCAGGAGGTTGCGCAGCATGGGAGGCCCATATGCATCTCGATAAGCAGGCCTTCGCCGAGAAGGCGAAAGCCGATTTCGAATTCACCCGCGAGACCCGCTACCTGTCGGGCAAGGTGAAGCTCGAGTTCGGCGACGACACGTGGGTGCTCGACTTCGACAATGGTCGCCTCGTCTCCGTCGAGGACGGCGCCGGCACGCCCGACAGTGCCTGTCGGATCGTGGTCGGCGGGCGCGCGGACCAGTGGGAGAAGCTGCTGGCCCTCAAGCCGGTGCCCTTCTACCAGTGCATCCAGTCCGCCGCCGTCAAGCATCAGATGAAGATCTCCGACACCAACGAGACCTTTGCCTACCTGCCGGCGCTCAATCGGATGACCACGCTCCTGCGCCAGCTTCACAACGAGGTGGCCTGAGCCATGGCTAAGCACGATCCCATCACCGGCCGGTATGTTTACCTCACCGTCGAGGACGTCGAATACCGCGTCTATTACGAGGAAGCCGGGCAGGGCATCCCCCTCATCGTCGGTCACACCGCCGGTTCCGACGGACGACAATATCGCCATCTCCTTTGCGATGCCGAGGTCACCAAAGACTTCCGGGTCATCGCGTTCGACCTGCCGTTCCACGGCAAGTCGCTCCCGCCCTACGGCAAACGCTGGTGGGAGGAAGAGTACAACATGACGAAGGCCCGGATGATGGCCTTCCCGACGACTCTCGCGAAGGAACTCGGCCTCGATCGCCCGGTCTATATGGGCAGC is a genomic window containing:
- a CDS encoding carboxymuconolactone decarboxylase family protein, with translation MNDTPPKSGLLDVSEKFERGLKTRREVLGDRYVDAALGNATEFSAPMQKLVTEYCWDEIWNRPGLGRRERSILNLGMISVLNRQHELRGHVRGALNNGLTREEIQEIFLQVAIYCGVPAAIDSFRVAQEVLDEDTK